A segment of the Lycium ferocissimum isolate CSIRO_LF1 chromosome 5, AGI_CSIRO_Lferr_CH_V1, whole genome shotgun sequence genome:
GAAATTAGaaaaaacaagttccataagtgACGTTCAAGTTCATTGTCTTCTCTCCACCCACCCTTTGACCATCCCACCCCCCGCCGCCGCTGAAATTCCACTCTCCACCCCATCCCACCCCCATAGTGTTTTACTaaattacatataaatgctcttgggacaaaaaataatttgcttatttaccaaacactagaaaataaataagaaacccACTTATTTTCCTTAAATACATTgtttaggaaaatattttccttcatacaaAACACGCCCTTAATAAAATACAAGAGGCAGGCCTGCTTGCGCTTGAATCAGTTTCTGTACCTTTAAGCAAAGCAGCAGTCTGATGCTCCAAAGTATCACATTCAGTGCTTTCGTCTGATCCTTGCTGGCCACTTTGTACCTGATCTACTTCTACTGTTACATCAGTCTGTTCCTTTGAGTGTTCATCATTCGCAAAAAGATCATCTCTTGCACTGTCTGAAGCATTATGCTCCAACTCCAAGTCACCTTTCTGAAGGTTTACACCTTCAAGCTGTAAATCTCGTGACAGAGAACTGCATGAAAGATCAGAATCATGAGTGCCATTTTCATGAGACTTCTCCTTTACATCTTCAACAACTCTCTCCGGCTGAGAAACCGTATCTGACTTATTAACCTCATCTTCAGCCTGGATGGCTAATGCTGATAGCTCTAGACAGCTCTGGAAAACATCATCCTTCTTAATGCTGCATGATGTCCTCTCCACGGTGCTACTCATGCAAATATCTACTTCCCGGCTCTTCAGGTCATTTTCTGGAGTTCGATCAAGATGCTTCCCATATACTTCAGAAACTTCTAACTGGTGCTCAATTGTCGTGCTCTCATTTTTCACGTTACAAGTGTCTGCTGATGAAACTTCGGATGCGTTTAGATCGCTGAAATAATCGTCAGCCCATGTACCATCACCTGAATTAAATTCAGTCCCCTGACCGGGGCCCAGATGAAACTGAGGTGTGTCTAATTCGACATCTTCCGTATTCCTTTCGGATTTTGAGATAGGTGCTGTCAGTATATGGCCATCCACGCTCACTAGAACAACTTCAGAACTGGAGTCTTGTGATTCTAAAACATGCTCCATACTTTCCAAATTATCATATCTACTGGAACCGTATTCAGATAAATCAACCGAATCATCCAGAGAAGATTGCTCATCAAACTCATAGAATCTTCGGTCAGCATCCGAATCTGCCCTGTTTAAACGATCCAGACCTAATGTCACACGTTCATCCCGTAACGGCAAATCAGCAGCGTTATACTCATCCTCCTCatttttatcatcttttctACTTTCTTTATGGTTACCGTTACCAAGATTACTGGTATGCCCTTCACTTTTCAGATTATCGGACTCCTTCAAGCCACCATTTTCCTCATTCTCGTTCTCAGCAGTAGCCTCTTTGATAAAATATGCTTCGCCGGAATTATCAAGATACATGTGAAAATCGGCTTCTTTGCCATTAACTTCTATTCTAACTACCTTTTCTGCCCCCTTAAGAACACCTTGAAACTTACCAAATCGAACATACCAAGGAGTACTCCTAAAAGTCCCATCATGCTGCTTTACAACAATTATATCAACTGCTCCACCAAAAGGGTGAAATGGGGTGGCAACTGAGTATACACCCTGTGTTATAAAGCTACTAACTTTACCTACAACATTCATCTGTTCAACTACCAAAAGTCACTTCTACCCCCAAAAATTACACAAAACCTAAATGCTATATTACAATCAAACAGCTTCAGAGAGATCTAACTGAACTTGATCTCACAATCTAGCCGTGGGAAAAACAAGTATACCTGCATGCaacagaattttaaaaaaaattaatttgtgaCCATGCATAGTGTTGCAAGTGACAAATTTCAAAATCATATAGGAAGATATTAAAAGCCCTAAAGAACAAAACTTTACATCAAGATTcttgaaattagaaaaaccaaaATGAGAACTGAATCAATAGAATTTGTGACCATGCATAGTATTGCAAATGACAAATTTCAAAATCACATaggaataattaaaaaaaacctAAAGAACAGAACTTTACACCAAGAATCTTGAAATTACAAAAACCCAAATGAGAACTGAATCCATATAATTTGTGACCATGCATAGTACCACAATGACAAATTCAGAATCATATAGAAAGAATTGATAACCCCTAAAGAACAAAACTTTACATCAAGAATCTTGAAATTACAAAAACCCAAATGACAACTAAATCAATAGAATTTGTGACCATGCATAGTACAGCAAATGACAAATTCAAGAATCATACAGGAAGAATATAAAACCTCTAAAGACAAAACTTTACATCAAGATTCTTGAAATTACAAAAACCAAAATGAGAAATAAATCAATAGAATGCGTGAAAGCCAAAATAAATCTTGAAAACACAACCccaattagaaaaataaaatcacatacttacagattgaaaaataaaaatcttgAAGCTCCAACGATTGATggatcaaaataaaattaatatcaCAGCTGAAAAgggttgaagaaaaaaagaaaattagaaaataatatcaagatttttttttttttgccattcatatatatatatatatacaagaagaCTATACCAGGAATATTATCAAggtatcttcttcttcttcttttttttttttttttttttttgctttgattttcttctctctctctagaAAGTAGGTGACTTCTGTTGATTTTTCTAATATTCTTTGTGATAATAAATTGTCAAAAGTACAGCAATTTTTTTCTGAAGATGGATAGCTTTGAAATTTGGACTTATGATAATGAAGAATTGAATGAATTTTGGATAACACACACAACCAGAGTCAATAAATTCCTTTCAACttgcttaaaataaaatcaccTCTTAATGTGTAAATGGAAATAAATAGGTATTGTTTCAATGGAGGTTTCTTTTAATTCCATAAATAcccttcttttttaaaaaaaattacataattaCCTTCTTTTTTAATGTAAATTTTGGTTGTTAAGGAGGGTATTCTTGGAAATTTGTTATTTTATGGGTTTCATGGTGAACGAGGTTATGACAATTATTGTACTCTGTTGCAGTTTGAATGTAAGTTGggactttatattttttttattattattataacatattttttattattttcttttttataaagtGTAAAATTGTGTTTTCTAGTTCTCAAGAAAAAAGGGTTCTAGAATTAGATCGTCACTCCCTAAGAAGTATCGCCTTGTTGGCTTGTCATCTTTCTAACGTTTTTCTCATGAGAATCCATCGACTTAGCCAATGAAAATTGGTCAATTTAGTCATATTTTAAACttgtgatgatgataatgacacTTTTGGCCCTGAATTTATTGGTTAAGTATGATTTAAGTCTTTGTGATAGTATATGACTCATTGCATATGATATTCGGTTCGGTGGCGGAGTCAGAAACTTGGTGAAGGGTGTACAAATTTTCTTCTTACGTTTGTTAAGAGtgtgcaaaaataaatatatctcATAATAAATAACATTTAACTATTGTATACACATAATTTTCGGGCGAAAAGTGTGCAAGTTGTCTGATTTGGATCACCCTTCAAAGGTAGCTCACTTCCGTCTTGACTCATTAAGATATTTGCTTTGGTCCCTTTTTGTAGGAAATGTGTTATATTTGAACTATTTTTAGAAGATATTACTCTTAAAAATTAGACAACAATACAAGCTTAACGTAACACATGAGTAATTAAATGATGGAATGGTTAGTAAttcagaaaatttaaaaatgttCACAAGCAAATGGATCAAAAGTGCAATTTCGaataattgaaggttaaatgtgcttAGTCAAATATCATACGGACTAAAATTAAcatttattaataattattgACTCTggttgtactttttttttttcgtgtgtGGACTAAAAAAATTGTCGTATTTTCGTGTGTGGACTAAAAAAATTGTCGTATTTATACAATTGGAACCTAGttaatcttgaaaaaaaaaaaaaaaaactaggatCTAGTATCATGATTCATGTTTTTCCATGTAATGACATAACTTCTTAGGGATTAGGACACACTTGATATAAGTTGATAGAAACGTTCACCTTTTCATCTGAAAAGAGAATGTGAAACTACACGTGAATTCTGACCACTTCACATTTAATAGTTGATAGATAAACAAATTATGATACTTTATATGTATTTAGTTTGTGCATCAAAAAACTTCATTTATCTTTTAACATGACGTCCGATCAAACATCGTCATAcgaaaaaaaatactttgatCAAAATAGTATAGGCTCATATTCATTTATTTCTTCACTGTCCAATAAATAATTTACTTCTCGGACTTTATG
Coding sequences within it:
- the LOC132057204 gene encoding phosphatidate phosphatase PAH1-like isoform X1 → MNVVGKVSSFITQGVYSVATPFHPFGGAVDIIVVKQHDGTFRSTPWYVRFGKFQGVLKGAEKVVRIEVNGKEADFHMYLDNSGEAYFIKEATAENENEENGGLKESDNLKSEGHTSNLGNGNHKESRKDDKNEEDEYNAADLPLRDERVTLGLDRLNRADSDADRRFYEFDEQSSLDDSVDLSEYGSSRYDNLESMEHVLESQDSSSEVVLVSVDGHILTAPISKSERNTEDVELDTPQFHLGPGQGTEFNSGDGTWADDYFSDLNASEVSSADTCNVKNESTTIEHQLEVSEVYGKHLDRTPENDLKSREVDICMSSTVERTSCSIKKDDVFQSCLELSALAIQAEDEVNKSDTVSQPERVVEDVKEKSHENGTHDSDLSCSSLSRDLQLEGVNLQKGDLELEHNASDSARDDLFANDEHSKEQTDVTVEVDQVQSGQQGSDESTECDTLEHQTAALLKVISAGVDISLCRNLLHAGMGSVAAREAFEANRISEEEFRNSAKSIINNPNLAVRIQGNYLQWDKAAPIVLGMAAYNMELPVDSTDVIPVEEQDKNVKTGEDDSGLPSTPSGRRWRLWPMPFRRVKTIEHTSSNMSNEEVFVDSESISLNQPPTEQTATPQGGKESPRKQLVRTNVPTTGQIESLKLKEGQNLVTFIFSTRVLGEQKVEAHIYLWKWNTRIVISDVDGTITKSDVLGQFMPLVGKDWTHSGIARLFCAIKENGYQLLFLSARAIVQAYLTKSFLFNLKQDGKSLPPGPVVISPDGLFPSLYREVIRRAPHEFKIACLEDIKALFPPDYNPFYAGFGNRDTDELSYRKIGIPKGKIFIINPKGEVAINHQIDVKSYTSLHTLVNDMFPPTSMVEQEDFNLWNYWKMPLADIDNL
- the LOC132057204 gene encoding phosphatidate phosphatase PAH1-like isoform X2 — protein: MNVVGKVSSFITQGVYSVATPFHPFGGAVDIIVVKQHDGTFRSTPWYVRFGKFQGVLKGAEKVVRIEVNGKEADFHMYLDNSGEAYFIKEATAENENEENGGLKESDNLKSEGHTSNLGNGNHKESRKDDKNEEDEYNAADLPLRDERVTLGLDRLNRADSDADRRFYEFDEQSSLDDSVDLSEYGSSRYDNLESMEHVLESQDSSSEVVLVSVDGHILTAPISKSERNTEDVELDTPQFHLGPGQGTEFNSGDGTWADDYFSDLNASEVSSADTCNVKNESTTIEHQLEVSEVYGKHLDRTPENDLKSREVDICMSSTVERTSCSIKKDDVFQSCLELSALAIQAEDEVNKSDTVSQPERVVEDVKEKSHENGTHDSDLSCSSLSRDLQLEGVNLQKGDLELEHNASDSARDDLFANDEHSKEQTDVTVEVDQVQSGQQGSDESTECDTLEHQTAALLKGVDISLCRNLLHAGMGSVAAREAFEANRISEEEFRNSAKSIINNPNLAVRIQGNYLQWDKAAPIVLGMAAYNMELPVDSTDVIPVEEQDKNVKTGEDDSGLPSTPSGRRWRLWPMPFRRVKTIEHTSSNMSNEEVFVDSESISLNQPPTEQTATPQGGKESPRKQLVRTNVPTTGQIESLKLKEGQNLVTFIFSTRVLGEQKVEAHIYLWKWNTRIVISDVDGTITKSDVLGQFMPLVGKDWTHSGIARLFCAIKENGYQLLFLSARAIVQAYLTKSFLFNLKQDGKSLPPGPVVISPDGLFPSLYREVIRRAPHEFKIACLEDIKALFPPDYNPFYAGFGNRDTDELSYRKIGIPKGKIFIINPKGEVAINHQIDVKSYTSLHTLVNDMFPPTSMVEQEDFNLWNYWKMPLADIDNL